From a region of the Mycobacterium sp. SMC-8 genome:
- a CDS encoding IS110 family transposase has translation MTIFVGDDWAEDHHDIHLMDADGITLASRRLPEGLAGIGGFHELVATHADEPDQVVIGIETDRGLWVEALAGAGYQVFAVNPLAVARYRDRHQVSGAKSDAADAKVLADLVRTDRHNHRPIAGDTPDVEAIKVLARTHQNLIWARNRNTNALRSALREYYPGALEAFDSLSDRDALAILGRAFTPADAARLSVSKIRSALKAAGRQRNLDARALEIQTALRTEHLAAPPAVTAAFGASTRAAVAIIAEINHQIAALETELATHFETHPDADIYLSLPGLGVILGARVLGEFGDDPNRYTTGKSRKNYAGTSPLTVASGKKRAVLARHVRNRRLYDAIDQWAFCALTNSPGARTFYDQHRAAGDTHHQALRALGNRLVGILHGCLRHHTAYDEHKAWAHRQPTPDTQAA, from the coding sequence TTGACGATCTTCGTTGGAGACGATTGGGCCGAGGACCACCACGACATACATTTGATGGACGCCGACGGGATCACGCTGGCATCGCGTCGGCTCCCGGAGGGACTTGCCGGGATCGGTGGGTTCCACGAACTGGTGGCCACCCACGCCGACGAACCTGACCAGGTGGTGATCGGCATCGAAACCGACCGCGGCTTGTGGGTCGAAGCGCTGGCCGGAGCCGGTTACCAGGTGTTCGCCGTCAACCCGCTCGCGGTGGCCCGCTACCGCGACCGCCACCAGGTATCGGGCGCGAAGTCCGATGCCGCCGACGCCAAGGTGTTGGCCGATCTGGTGCGCACCGACCGCCACAACCACCGTCCGATCGCCGGGGACACCCCCGACGTGGAGGCGATCAAGGTGCTGGCCCGGACCCATCAGAACCTGATCTGGGCGCGCAACCGCAACACCAACGCACTGCGCTCGGCGCTGCGGGAGTACTACCCGGGCGCGTTGGAGGCCTTCGACTCGCTGTCTGACCGCGATGCCCTGGCCATCCTGGGTCGCGCATTCACCCCGGCCGACGCCGCCCGCTTGAGCGTCTCCAAGATCCGATCGGCACTCAAAGCCGCGGGCCGACAACGCAACCTCGACGCCAGAGCGCTGGAGATTCAAACCGCCCTGCGCACCGAGCACCTCGCCGCCCCGCCCGCGGTCACCGCCGCGTTCGGGGCGAGCACCCGCGCAGCGGTCGCCATCATCGCCGAGATCAACCATCAGATCGCCGCCCTCGAGACCGAACTGGCGACACATTTTGAGACACACCCGGACGCCGACATCTACCTCTCCCTGCCAGGACTCGGTGTCATCCTCGGCGCCCGGGTGCTCGGTGAGTTCGGGGACGACCCGAACCGCTACACCACCGGCAAGTCTCGCAAAAACTACGCCGGAACCTCACCACTAACCGTCGCGTCGGGCAAGAAACGCGCCGTGCTGGCCCGCCACGTCCGCAACCGCCGCCTCTACGACGCGATCGACCAATGGGCCTTCTGCGCCCTGACCAACAGTCCCGGTGCCCGCACGTTCTATGACCAGCACCGCGCCGCCGGCGATACCCACCACCAAGCCTTACGCGCCCTCGGTAACCGCCTCGTCGGCATCCTGCACGGCTGCCTGCGCCACCACACCGCCTACGACGAACACAAAGCCTGGGCACACCGCCAGCCCACCCCAGATACCCAAGCCGCTTGA